One stretch of Enterobacter sp. RHBSTW-00994 DNA includes these proteins:
- a CDS encoding fimbrial biogenesis usher protein: protein MVVHKINHLAFCVRAILCGTLPLILLPPSDVLAREVTFDTGILESRGLNADLNRYFAKAPRFLPGVHSVSVKVNGKDRGTAAVRFNDDGVLCIDADFIEFAGLVPVPLKADDACHDIRHDYAQAVVNALPNQEAVELYLPQEAINGLDTDIKNFQHGGTAGLLNYSLFSTRNEYEGSDASRYSQASLEAGLNAMDWSLRSRYILTDDDGKKNADSIYTYAEHVFALQKLTMQVGEINAYSTVLSGVPITGVQLMPTRELQKEGAGVSVSGIARSAQARVEVRQNNRLIFSTLVPAGPFTLDDVPMVRSNVDLDVTVVESDGSTSHYIVPASAVKAQNLSRPQGLTVSAGQVRSIDSDYGDPLVLNISNGWRLLPWMNFLASGVAAEKYQAAGGSAELQLMEGWGVSSTVAASKEQFGDENSGLKTELQSTIALGKQVGLSASAAHFSGNYRELAEAMDDDYQGYDNTYSSTLSFASPLAGSFSFGFNYNQSNSGEKDTRYVMLSWGKTFKYASVTVNWQSAVGSVDDDQDDDLLYVNLSIPLGGAQSVSTYMRKQGDRTNYGVANSGSLGDNTNYYISADRDQESQDNSFNGNINTNLHYTQLSVGAGSNGSQQRNYSTTLSGGIAMHKDGVTFSPYTIRDTFAIAKLNEPKSGVEMSTPQGTVWTDRWGQAVVPGLNEWRNSRIEVNANKLPPSMTLANGTKYIAAANASVSEVTFNVLNSRRVMLRVKRQDGKPLAKGLSVVDDKGNYVVTTVDDGHVFINDAQQLTAIYAMDDNNNRLCKIDYTLSDKRDEDVFYEEVNGVCR from the coding sequence ATAGTGGTGCATAAAATTAACCACCTTGCATTTTGTGTCCGCGCTATTCTTTGCGGCACGTTACCTCTGATACTCCTTCCTCCTTCTGACGTATTGGCAAGAGAGGTGACATTCGATACCGGGATTCTGGAATCTCGCGGGTTGAATGCAGACCTTAACCGTTATTTTGCCAAAGCCCCTCGTTTTTTACCCGGAGTTCACTCAGTTTCAGTCAAGGTGAATGGTAAAGATCGTGGAACGGCTGCGGTGCGCTTTAACGATGACGGTGTGCTGTGTATCGATGCAGATTTTATTGAGTTTGCAGGGCTGGTTCCTGTTCCGCTGAAGGCAGATGACGCTTGCCATGATATTCGCCATGATTATGCGCAGGCGGTAGTGAATGCATTACCTAATCAGGAAGCGGTTGAACTGTATCTGCCACAAGAAGCGATCAATGGCCTGGATACGGATATCAAAAATTTCCAGCATGGTGGTACAGCAGGGCTGCTTAATTACTCCCTTTTCAGCACGCGAAACGAGTATGAAGGCAGTGATGCCAGTCGTTATTCGCAGGCAAGCCTTGAAGCTGGGTTGAATGCCATGGACTGGTCGCTGCGCAGTCGCTATATCCTGACGGATGATGATGGCAAAAAAAATGCTGACAGTATTTACACCTACGCTGAGCATGTTTTTGCTTTGCAGAAGCTGACTATGCAGGTCGGTGAAATTAATGCCTATTCTACAGTCCTGAGCGGTGTACCTATCACGGGGGTGCAACTTATGCCAACCCGTGAACTACAGAAAGAGGGGGCCGGTGTCAGTGTTTCAGGTATTGCTCGCTCCGCGCAGGCGCGCGTTGAGGTACGGCAAAACAACCGGCTTATCTTCAGTACGTTAGTCCCCGCAGGGCCGTTCACCTTAGATGATGTCCCAATGGTCCGCAGCAACGTGGATCTGGATGTCACCGTTGTGGAGTCCGATGGGTCAACCAGTCACTACATTGTTCCGGCTTCTGCGGTAAAAGCGCAGAATTTATCGCGCCCACAGGGGCTTACTGTGTCAGCGGGTCAGGTGCGCAGTATTGACAGCGATTATGGTGATCCGCTGGTCCTGAATATTTCAAACGGCTGGAGACTTTTGCCCTGGATGAATTTTTTGGCTTCGGGTGTCGCGGCTGAAAAGTATCAGGCGGCAGGAGGGAGTGCTGAGCTCCAGCTTATGGAGGGATGGGGTGTTTCCTCCACCGTGGCGGCAAGCAAAGAACAGTTCGGTGATGAAAACAGCGGGCTGAAAACAGAACTACAAAGCACGATTGCGCTGGGTAAACAGGTTGGATTATCAGCAAGCGCAGCGCACTTTAGCGGGAATTACCGCGAGCTGGCTGAGGCGATGGATGATGACTACCAGGGGTATGACAATACGTATTCATCAACGCTGAGTTTTGCCTCCCCTCTGGCCGGTAGTTTCAGTTTTGGATTTAACTACAACCAAAGCAACAGTGGTGAAAAAGACACTCGTTACGTCATGCTCTCATGGGGGAAAACCTTCAAATATGCTTCTGTGACGGTTAACTGGCAAAGTGCGGTCGGCAGCGTCGATGATGATCAGGACGATGATCTGCTGTACGTGAACCTGAGCATCCCGCTTGGAGGGGCACAAAGCGTCAGCACCTATATGCGCAAACAAGGTGACAGAACGAATTATGGCGTCGCGAACAGTGGCTCACTGGGAGATAACACGAACTACTATATTTCTGCCGATCGCGATCAAGAGTCACAGGACAATAGCTTTAACGGCAACATCAATACCAACCTGCACTACACGCAGTTGAGTGTGGGGGCTGGCAGTAACGGTAGTCAACAGCGTAACTACAGCACCACGCTGTCCGGCGGTATTGCGATGCACAAAGATGGCGTCACCTTCTCGCCTTATACCATCAGAGACACCTTTGCGATTGCCAAACTGAATGAGCCGAAAAGCGGAGTAGAAATGTCTACGCCTCAGGGAACCGTCTGGACGGATCGATGGGGACAGGCCGTCGTTCCTGGCCTGAATGAATGGCGAAATTCCCGCATAGAGGTCAATGCCAACAAGTTACCCCCGAGTATGACGTTAGCTAACGGGACGAAATATATCGCCGCCGCCAATGCGTCAGTAAGCGAAGTGACGTTTAACGTCCTGAATAGTCGACGTGTCATGCTGCGTGTAAAACGACAAGATGGCAAACCTCTGGCTAAAGGGCTCTCGGTTGTGGATGACAAAGGAAACTACGTTGTTACCACGGTTGATGATGGGCACGTCTTTATCAACGATGCTCAGCAGCTCACCGCCATTTATGCCATGGATGATAACAATAACCGCCTCTGTAAGATTGATTACACATTAAGCGACAAGCGGGATGAAGATGTTTTCTACGAAGAAGTGAATGGAGTGTGCCGATGA
- a CDS encoding fimbria/pilus chaperone family protein, translating into MFCSKSVFLKTMLTTALLSLQLTVHAAGMVPETSLLVIDEATHSGTINIKNTDSHPALLYTNVVDLPDDKGLKLIVTQPVVRLEPEQTQQLRFILQNSIPLDVEHYKRVTFEGIPPKSDDNKIKIGINIRQDIPVLIRPAKLAVVTDAWKYLKWSTVGSSVQVKNPSKYVVRLAQNIVLQPSGVGGTLPKTYILPGETLSATLTKVSGSDKKVKFFPASRYGVEVPSFISELNN; encoded by the coding sequence ATGTTCTGTTCTAAGTCTGTTTTTTTAAAGACCATGCTGACTACGGCGCTGTTATCTTTGCAATTAACAGTGCATGCCGCGGGAATGGTTCCTGAAACAAGTTTGCTGGTAATTGATGAGGCAACTCATAGTGGTACGATTAATATTAAAAATACGGACAGTCATCCTGCGCTGCTTTATACCAATGTCGTTGATTTGCCTGATGATAAAGGGTTAAAACTCATTGTTACACAGCCAGTGGTACGTCTTGAACCAGAGCAAACACAACAACTTCGTTTTATTTTACAAAATAGTATCCCTCTGGATGTCGAGCATTATAAACGTGTGACATTCGAAGGTATTCCACCAAAAAGTGACGACAATAAAATTAAAATCGGTATCAATATTCGCCAGGATATCCCAGTACTGATCCGCCCGGCGAAACTGGCCGTGGTGACTGACGCCTGGAAATATTTGAAGTGGTCAACTGTAGGATCATCAGTCCAGGTAAAAAACCCTAGTAAATACGTCGTCCGCCTTGCGCAAAATATTGTGTTACAGCCCTCTGGTGTGGGTGGCACGTTACCGAAAACCTATATTCTGCCTGGCGAAACGCTCTCGGCTACGTTAACGAAAGTGTCTGGCAGTGACAAAAAAGTGAAGTTTTTCCCTGCAAGCCGTTATGGCGTTGAAGTACCCAGCTTTATCTCTGAACTAAATAATTAA
- a CDS encoding DUF1120 domain-containing protein: MKKVLLATTLALCVNSAFAAAPTAVLKVKGILTNAACTPELSNGGVVDYGFIRLGGLSATADNQLGQKNIDLTINCTAATKVSWNMVDDRASSRAGIKVENAMVGGTSQIAPSQLYGVGKTSSDINIGNYAMFVNVGNVVADGNTVDTLYQQGGGTAWTKSTNGSSQGENYRDFTVATAGSLEPLAFQTATFPLVTSLAIKDTATLAITDDTPLDGQITISLKYL, from the coding sequence ATGAAAAAAGTTCTTCTCGCAACCACTCTTGCGCTTTGTGTTAACTCCGCATTTGCCGCAGCTCCAACAGCTGTACTGAAAGTTAAGGGTATACTGACGAATGCGGCATGTACACCTGAGTTAAGTAATGGCGGGGTGGTTGATTATGGTTTTATTCGTTTAGGCGGATTGTCTGCCACCGCTGATAACCAGTTAGGGCAAAAAAATATCGATCTGACCATTAACTGTACTGCAGCGACTAAAGTCTCTTGGAATATGGTTGATGATCGTGCGTCATCTCGTGCAGGGATTAAAGTTGAAAACGCCATGGTAGGTGGTACTTCTCAAATTGCACCAAGCCAACTTTATGGCGTAGGTAAAACTTCAAGTGATATTAATATCGGTAACTATGCCATGTTTGTGAATGTGGGCAACGTAGTGGCTGACGGTAATACAGTTGATACTCTTTATCAGCAGGGTGGTGGTACAGCTTGGACTAAAAGTACCAATGGTTCTTCACAGGGCGAGAACTATCGTGACTTCACCGTTGCTACCGCGGGTAGTTTAGAGCCACTGGCATTCCAGACGGCGACCTTCCCTCTGGTGACGTCTCTGGCGATTAAAGATACGGCTACCCTGGCAATTACTGATGATACCCCGCTGGATGGTCAGATCACTATCAGCCTGAAATATCTGTAA
- a CDS encoding DUF1120 domain-containing protein, with amino-acid sequence MRKIILATTLALCVNSALAASSTVLKVKGVLTNAACTPSLGNGGVVDYGVIHLADLSATEVNQLGHKDIDLTISCTAPTKVSWNLVDDREQSSANVVVEDGTFTGQSMAIMGYLYGVGTTAEGEKIGNYSLFIKADSVEADGKVVDPISQLGGYPNWTKRVNGATMGYNAMNITVAAVGSLEPLAFQTATFPLVTSLAIKDTTTLAITDDTQLDGQITISLKYL; translated from the coding sequence ATGAGAAAAATTATTTTAGCAACCACTCTTGCTCTTTGTGTCAATTCAGCACTTGCGGCATCAAGCACGGTATTAAAGGTAAAAGGAGTGCTCACTAATGCTGCATGTACACCTTCATTAGGCAATGGCGGGGTTGTTGATTATGGTGTTATTCATTTAGCAGATCTGTCTGCAACGGAGGTTAATCAGTTGGGGCACAAAGATATTGATCTTACGATCAGTTGTACTGCGCCAACCAAAGTATCATGGAACCTTGTTGATGACCGTGAGCAGTCCAGTGCTAATGTTGTAGTAGAAGATGGCACGTTTACCGGTCAATCAATGGCAATAATGGGCTATCTTTATGGGGTTGGTACTACTGCTGAGGGTGAAAAAATTGGTAATTACAGTTTGTTTATTAAGGCTGATAGTGTAGAGGCTGATGGTAAAGTGGTTGACCCGATCTCTCAGTTGGGAGGATATCCAAACTGGACTAAAAGAGTTAATGGCGCGACTATGGGGTATAACGCTATGAATATCACCGTTGCTGCTGTGGGTAGTTTAGAACCACTTGCATTCCAGACGGCAACTTTCCCTCTGGTGACTTCCTTGGCAATTAAAGATACTACAACCCTGGCAATTACCGATGATACTCAACTGGATGGCCAGATTACTATCAGCCTGAAATATCTGTAA
- the sspB gene encoding ClpXP protease specificity-enhancing factor, with protein MEMSQLSPRRPYLLRAFYEWLLDNQLTPHLVVDVTLPGVLVPMEYARDGQIVLNIAPRAVGNLELANDEVRFNARFGGVPRQVSVPLAAVLAIYARENGAGTMFEPETAYDEDVASLNDDDVSDERESDTVMSLIDGDKPDHDHDNDPDDDPPPRGGRPALRVVK; from the coding sequence GTGGAAATGTCACAGCTATCTCCCCGCCGCCCGTATCTGCTGCGTGCATTCTATGAATGGTTGCTGGATAACCAGCTCACGCCGCACCTGGTGGTGGATGTGACGTTGCCGGGAGTGCTTGTTCCTATGGAATACGCCCGTGACGGACAAATTGTTCTGAATATTGCCCCCCGTGCGGTGGGTAATCTGGAGTTGGCTAACGACGAAGTGCGCTTTAATGCGCGCTTTGGTGGTGTGCCGCGTCAGGTGTCCGTTCCGTTGGCTGCGGTGCTGGCGATCTATGCCCGTGAGAACGGTGCTGGAACGATGTTTGAGCCAGAAACGGCTTATGATGAAGATGTTGCCAGTCTCAACGATGATGACGTCTCTGACGAACGCGAAAGCGACACAGTGATGTCTCTTATCGATGGCGATAAGCCCGATCATGATCACGACAACGACCCTGATGACGATCCGCCTCCGCGCGGCGGTCGTCCGGCCTTACGCGTTGTAAAATAA
- the sspA gene encoding stringent starvation protein SspA has translation MAVAANKRSVMTLFSGPTDIYSHQVRIVLAEKGVSFEIEHVEKDNPPQDLIDLNPSQSVPTLVDRELTLWESRIIMEYLDERFPHPPLMPVYPVARGESRLYMQRIEKDWYSLMNVIVNGSSSEADAARKQLREELLAIAPVFGQKPFFLSDEFSLVDCYLAPLLWRLPTLGVEFSGPGSKELKGYMTRVFERDSFLASLTEPEREMRLGRG, from the coding sequence ATGGCTGTCGCTGCCAACAAACGTTCGGTAATGACGCTGTTTTCTGGTCCTACTGACATTTATAGCCATCAGGTTCGTATCGTGCTGGCCGAGAAGGGTGTCAGTTTTGAGATCGAGCATGTGGAAAAGGATAACCCACCTCAGGATCTTATCGATCTCAACCCGAGCCAAAGTGTTCCGACGTTGGTTGATCGTGAGCTGACCTTGTGGGAATCCCGTATCATTATGGAATATCTGGATGAGCGTTTCCCGCATCCACCACTGATGCCTGTTTACCCTGTTGCACGTGGTGAAAGCCGCCTGTACATGCAGCGCATCGAGAAAGACTGGTACTCGCTGATGAACGTTATCGTTAACGGTTCGTCTTCTGAAGCGGATGCTGCACGTAAGCAACTGCGTGAAGAGCTGCTGGCAATTGCGCCAGTGTTCGGTCAGAAACCGTTCTTCCTGAGCGATGAGTTCAGCCTGGTTGATTGCTACCTGGCTCCACTGCTGTGGCGTCTGCCGACGCTGGGTGTGGAATTCAGTGGCCCTGGTTCTAAAGAGCTGAAAGGTTATATGACGCGTGTGTTTGAACGTGACTCTTTCCTGGCGTCTTTGACTGAGCCTGAACGTGAAATGCGTCTCGGCCGGGGTTAA